A section of the Ignavibacteriales bacterium genome encodes:
- a CDS encoding ABC transporter permease subunit, with translation MFAIVKGTIHEAIAKKIILGFFALSTLIIFIFLVLVNIESIDSVVEVSKQTDIKAAVIGFESIIMGVSYLFIITISLIAVSSIIPSMVEKGNIDLLLSKPIGRTKIIIGKFVGGVILIFLNLVYLIGCVWLILSLKSGFWHFPFLYSIIWLTVSFAVIYSLVILLGLTTQSTIISSIVTLFLVLIVLPILGARADIADVLKNDFVKFVLDFFYYILPKPGGINMISAAQITEQPIESWLPLWTSLLFMVTMLALSIYYFKKKDY, from the coding sequence ATGTTTGCGATCGTTAAAGGTACAATACACGAAGCTATAGCCAAGAAGATAATACTCGGATTTTTTGCGTTATCTACCTTGATAATATTCATTTTCCTGGTGCTTGTGAACATTGAGTCCATCGATAGCGTTGTCGAGGTATCCAAGCAAACGGATATTAAAGCTGCGGTTATTGGATTTGAGAGCATTATTATGGGTGTATCGTATCTGTTTATAATAACTATAAGCCTGATAGCAGTTTCGTCGATTATTCCATCGATGGTGGAAAAAGGTAACATTGACCTGCTTCTTTCAAAACCAATTGGCAGAACCAAAATAATCATCGGTAAATTCGTCGGCGGTGTCATACTGATCTTCCTGAACCTTGTTTATTTGATCGGTTGTGTCTGGCTGATATTATCACTCAAATCCGGCTTCTGGCACTTCCCGTTCCTTTATTCGATCATCTGGCTGACGGTATCTTTCGCTGTTATTTATTCGCTTGTGATATTACTGGGATTGACTACCCAGAGCACGATAATATCCTCTATAGTGACTCTTTTCCTTGTACTTATCGTTTTGCCTATACTGGGTGCCAGAGCAGACATCGCGGACGTTCTTAAAAATGATTTTGTAAAATTCGTCCTCGACTTTTTCTATTACATATTACCTAAACCCGGCGGTATCAACATGATCTCCGCCGCGCAGATTACGGAACAGCCCATCGAAAGCTGGCTTCCGCTCTGGACTTCATTACTTTTTATGGTTACTATGCTCGCGCTTTCCATATATTATTTCAAGAAAAAAGATTATTAA
- the fbp gene encoding class 1 fructose-bisphosphatase, whose product MDTKFNTFYRHIIDEERKYPEATGQMSDMLADIALACKVISQEVNRAGLIDILGFTGQKNVQDEEVKKLDVYANEILTNVLKAGGHVCAVCTEEEETFIPVDEKFAENKFVTNKYVCHFDPLDGSSNIEANISIGTIFSIYKRVSECGLGTIEDCLQKGVEQLAAGYVIYGSSTVLVYTAGKGVHAFTLDPSVGEFLLSHENIQTPKKSRTFSVNEGNTNKWSPGVQKYISYLKENDPESGRPYSSRYVGSLVADFHRNLLYGGIFLYPADNKNKNGKLRLMYEANPLSYIIEQAGGRSSDGHNRILEIQPESLHQRVPLFIGSEDDVKLLEKFKAEEKASVEA is encoded by the coding sequence ATTTAACACATTCTACAGACACATAATAGACGAGGAGCGCAAATACCCTGAGGCTACCGGACAAATGTCCGATATGCTGGCGGATATAGCGCTTGCTTGTAAGGTCATCTCTCAGGAAGTCAACCGCGCCGGGCTAATCGATATACTTGGCTTTACCGGGCAGAAGAATGTGCAGGATGAGGAGGTTAAAAAGCTCGATGTATATGCAAACGAGATCCTAACAAACGTGCTTAAAGCCGGAGGTCATGTTTGCGCCGTATGTACGGAAGAGGAAGAGACATTCATTCCCGTCGATGAGAAGTTCGCTGAAAATAAATTCGTCACAAATAAATACGTATGCCACTTCGATCCGCTCGACGGTTCATCAAATATAGAAGCAAACATTTCCATTGGGACAATATTTTCGATCTACAAACGCGTGTCCGAATGCGGTCTGGGTACTATCGAGGACTGCCTTCAAAAAGGCGTGGAGCAATTAGCGGCAGGGTATGTTATTTACGGGTCGAGTACGGTTCTTGTTTATACCGCGGGAAAGGGTGTTCATGCGTTCACACTCGATCCTTCCGTAGGCGAATTCCTACTTTCCCATGAAAACATACAGACTCCTAAAAAATCCCGTACTTTTTCGGTAAACGAAGGAAACACGAATAAATGGTCACCGGGCGTACAGAAATATATTTCCTACCTAAAAGAAAACGACCCGGAAAGCGGACGCCCCTATTCATCACGTTATGTAGGTTCGCTGGTAGCTGACTTTCACCGTAACCTGCTTTATGGAGGAATCTTTCTCTATCCGGCAGATAACAAGAATAAGAACGGCAAGCTCCGTCTTATGTATGAAGCAAACCCTCTCAGTTACATAATCGAACAGGCAGGAGGCAGGAGTTCGGACGGACATAACAGGATACTCGAAATACAACCGGAAAGCCTTCACCAGAGAGTTCCTCTATTCATAGGCAGTGAAGATGACGTGAAGCTACTGGAGAAATTTAAGGCTGAAGAAAAAGCTTCGGTCGAGGCTTAG